Proteins encoded in a region of the Aliivibrio fischeri ATCC 7744 = JCM 18803 = DSM 507 genome:
- a CDS encoding EAL domain-containing protein: MLLATQDEFQTHLFIDDAGSYCAQYDGFILRSVFQPIFDKQMNIFGYEALLRIQDSNAQPIRPDLFFSDLSRTLEQILNIERLSRVIHIRNFSTFAPLNCKLFLNVLPESAVLLYTSHLPDINAMLLESRISALNLSPQNIVFELVEFHYQDEKRLINAIEMIKEHDFFVAIDDYGSEASSAKRVSQLNPNVIKIDRALLLKYEAGVKAPLLSALSIAKIQDALTIVEGVETPHQYELMKKLNIGYFQGFLLGKPLPLHEQNHQAA, translated from the coding sequence ATGCTATTGGCAACACAGGACGAGTTTCAAACTCATTTATTCATTGATGACGCAGGTTCATATTGCGCTCAATATGACGGCTTCATTTTGAGAAGTGTTTTCCAACCAATATTTGATAAACAAATGAATATTTTTGGTTATGAAGCATTGCTTAGAATTCAAGACTCAAATGCTCAGCCAATCAGACCCGACCTTTTCTTTTCGGACTTATCTCGCACCTTAGAACAGATATTAAATATCGAACGCTTAAGTCGCGTTATTCATATCCGCAACTTTTCTACCTTTGCTCCATTAAATTGCAAACTATTCTTAAATGTTTTACCTGAATCTGCAGTCCTTCTTTATACCAGTCATTTACCTGATATAAATGCAATGCTATTAGAGTCAAGAATCAGTGCATTAAATCTATCTCCACAAAACATCGTATTTGAATTAGTAGAATTTCATTACCAAGATGAAAAGAGGCTCATCAATGCTATCGAGATGATCAAAGAGCACGATTTTTTTGTCGCTATTGACGATTATGGATCGGAAGCCTCTTCTGCAAAAAGAGTTTCACAATTAAACCCAAACGTAATTAAAATCGACCGAGCTCTATTATTAAAGTATGAAGCTGGCGTCAAAGCTCCTCTTTTATCTGCACTTTCTATAGCAAAAATACAAGATGCTTTAACGATTGTTGAAGGTGTTGAAACACCTCATCAATATGAGCTAATGAAAAAATTAAATATTGGTTATTTTCAAGGTTTCCTGCTTGGAAAACCATTACCTTTACACGAACAAAATCATCAAGCGGCTTAA
- a CDS encoding LruC domain-containing protein translates to MKYKQLIPIIALATASIPIHATIVDLDFSNHIEDTNLNNSFGPSYDGPVMHFLNVGVHNGKTIDAKISSRIIGDATFLYHTPNYKEGSTQPSGDIGFLYQTNSPGPAGLIYTFEFFDGTDGLSGTFSIPYTIPEFEMIGYDIDGEPVQSEQVRVYKNEGFFSYQTGSAGASLTAEESPDGLSVLFTGPGTNYNETDTSGAVKFTYKNTSIVTLQFETVTASNSPLPNPIFSAFDGNWDLDDFTPPIGSSDESDFGDAPDSYNTLKSNDGAEHAMTSTLYLGSSVDADTDGQPGIASNGDDLDVDGNDDDGITILTSLEKGLDALINVNASGSGYLQAWADWDMNGSFDEGEQILTNHPVVSGVQIVPIRVSDSATIGSVQTRFRLSSNPNIPSSGYVGDGEVEDYVFDVTDPGTTIQHSGYYTAAFEDNWPEIGDFDLNDVVAYYRTTIVSKDGEVLRFDITGTIMAYGASYGNGLGWKLNGFSESDINLSLARLEKNGVTRANISPFTGEDKSIASPGGDLVVVASLNLREDIIINEECKFHRTNPSCSASLESEQMTFSISLPFNDGSEPSVSSLLPLNGADPFIFAAGYGLYHGDSFSTAPGTDLEIHTADFPPTSKGTLVSSFYGIAQDDSDPATSKYYRTTGNLPWGILISSSWNHPSEYIDIGDAYPDFAEWATSGGTEKTTWYLNPTASNTWSTAD, encoded by the coding sequence ATGAAATACAAACAACTTATACCGATTATTGCCCTCGCTACTGCGAGCATTCCTATTCATGCAACCATCGTTGATTTGGACTTTTCAAATCATATTGAAGACACCAATCTAAATAATAGTTTTGGTCCCTCATATGATGGCCCTGTTATGCACTTCCTAAACGTTGGTGTTCATAACGGTAAAACTATTGATGCGAAGATAAGCAGCCGAATTATTGGTGATGCCACTTTCCTATACCACACACCTAATTATAAAGAAGGTTCAACACAACCTAGTGGAGATATTGGTTTCCTTTACCAAACAAACTCTCCAGGCCCTGCTGGTCTTATTTATACTTTTGAATTTTTTGATGGAACCGATGGATTATCTGGTACTTTTTCAATTCCTTATACTATCCCTGAATTTGAGATGATTGGTTACGATATAGATGGTGAGCCAGTACAATCAGAGCAAGTTCGTGTATATAAAAACGAAGGGTTTTTCAGCTATCAAACCGGTTCTGCCGGAGCAAGTCTAACAGCAGAAGAAAGTCCTGATGGTCTTTCTGTTTTGTTCACAGGTCCTGGCACAAACTATAATGAAACCGACACTTCAGGTGCTGTAAAATTTACCTATAAAAACACGTCTATTGTGACTCTTCAATTTGAAACCGTTACCGCTAGCAACAGTCCTTTGCCAAACCCAATTTTTTCTGCTTTTGATGGTAACTGGGATCTTGATGACTTTACTCCACCAATTGGAAGCTCTGATGAATCTGATTTTGGTGATGCTCCTGATAGCTACAACACCTTAAAATCCAATGACGGTGCAGAACATGCTATGACAAGTACCCTTTACTTAGGTAGTAGCGTCGATGCAGATACCGATGGCCAACCAGGGATCGCATCAAATGGTGATGATCTTGATGTTGACGGTAACGACGATGACGGTATCACTATCTTGACCAGTTTAGAAAAAGGCTTAGACGCCTTAATTAATGTAAATGCCAGTGGCAGTGGTTATTTACAAGCATGGGCTGATTGGGATATGAACGGTTCATTTGATGAAGGGGAACAAATTTTAACAAACCACCCAGTTGTGAGTGGCGTACAAATCGTTCCAATTAGAGTCAGCGATAGCGCAACTATAGGTTCTGTACAAACTCGTTTCCGTTTATCAAGCAACCCTAATATACCAAGCTCGGGTTACGTTGGTGATGGTGAGGTCGAAGACTATGTATTTGACGTTACTGACCCGGGAACAACAATTCAGCATTCTGGTTATTATACTGCAGCATTTGAGGATAACTGGCCTGAAATTGGTGATTTTGACTTAAATGATGTGGTTGCCTATTACCGAACTACTATTGTGAGTAAAGATGGTGAAGTATTACGATTTGATATCACTGGGACCATCATGGCATACGGAGCATCTTATGGTAACGGTCTAGGTTGGAAACTGAATGGTTTCTCTGAATCGGATATAAACCTATCGTTGGCTCGTTTAGAAAAAAATGGCGTGACTCGAGCGAATATTTCACCATTTACTGGCGAAGACAAATCTATCGCCTCTCCTGGTGGAGACTTGGTTGTTGTTGCCTCATTAAATCTACGAGAAGACATAATCATTAACGAAGAGTGTAAATTCCACCGTACAAATCCATCATGTAGTGCATCACTTGAATCAGAGCAGATGACATTTAGCATCTCACTTCCTTTCAATGATGGTAGTGAGCCTAGTGTAAGTTCACTATTGCCTCTAAATGGTGCTGACCCATTCATCTTTGCTGCAGGCTATGGCTTGTATCACGGTGATAGCTTCTCTACAGCGCCAGGGACAGATTTAGAAATTCACACAGCGGATTTCCCACCGACAAGTAAAGGGACATTGGTGAGCAGTTTCTATGGTATTGCTCAGGATGATTCAGACCCTGCAACAAGTAAATACTACCGTACAACCGGAAATCTTCCATGGGGGATATTAATTTCATCATCTTGGAATCATCCATCAGAATATATTGATATTGGTGATGCTTACCCAGACTTCGCTGAATGGGCAACATCAGGCGGTACAGAAAAAACAACTTGGTACCTTAACCCTACAGCTAGTAATACTTGGTCAACTGCTGACTAA
- a CDS encoding lipoprotein has protein sequence MKRINILLSIAIITFLSACSDSSSGTSGGAAPAAADVPKKESGIKTSELSVPEGFTFSTEREVTFDLSVASSQSDRGFMSIYTEFNEGAVDYTSQIILTPMNDSTEFKSSMMLPNHVDKVWVEIWYPSALGSEIKQMIDIVDNTVVATL, from the coding sequence ATGAAACGAATTAATATATTACTAAGTATCGCCATCATTACTTTTCTTTCGGCATGTAGTGATTCGTCATCTGGTACATCGGGGGGAGCAGCACCTGCAGCGGCAGATGTACCTAAAAAAGAAAGCGGTATTAAAACAAGTGAGTTGTCGGTACCAGAAGGCTTTACATTCTCAACAGAACGAGAAGTCACTTTCGACCTTTCTGTTGCAAGCTCTCAAAGTGATCGAGGTTTTATGTCTATCTACACTGAATTTAATGAAGGTGCCGTAGACTATACATCTCAAATCATTCTAACCCCAATGAATGACAGTACCGAATTTAAAAGCAGTATGATGCTTCCAAACCACGTCGATAAGGTTTGGGTGGAAATTTGGTACCCTTCAGCACTAGGCAGTGAAATAAAGCAAATGATAGATATCGTTGATAATACTGTTGTTGCTACTTTATGA
- the ylqF gene encoding ribosome biogenesis GTPase YlqF has protein sequence MSIQWFPGHMHKARKEIEEVVPKIDVIIEVLDARIPFSSENPLISSIRKDKPCVKVLNKRDLSDPEVTQLWIEHLEKEQGVTAMAVTTENPEEIHKIMEVCRKLVPHREAMGKNVRTMIMGIPNVGKSTIINTLAGRTIAVTGNQPAVTRRQQRINLQNGVVLSDTPGILWPKVENPHSGFRLAATGAVKDTAMEYDEVAFYTVEYLAKQYPERLKERYKLDELPDNDLELMEAIGRSRGCLQAGGRINLYKASEILLHELRSGVLGQVTLELPEMITEELIQVEIDAARKEEEKAKKKEERRKRYLKNKR, from the coding sequence ATGTCCATCCAATGGTTCCCGGGACACATGCACAAAGCTCGTAAAGAGATTGAAGAAGTTGTGCCAAAAATCGATGTTATCATTGAAGTTCTTGACGCCCGTATTCCTTTTAGTAGTGAAAATCCGCTTATCTCTTCTATTCGTAAAGACAAGCCGTGTGTAAAAGTACTTAATAAGCGTGATTTATCGGATCCAGAAGTAACTCAACTTTGGATTGAGCATTTAGAAAAAGAACAAGGCGTAACTGCAATGGCGGTTACTACAGAAAACCCAGAAGAAATCCATAAAATCATGGAAGTATGTCGTAAACTTGTTCCTCACAGAGAGGCAATGGGGAAAAACGTTCGTACCATGATCATGGGTATTCCGAATGTTGGTAAGTCAACCATCATTAATACTTTAGCCGGTCGTACAATTGCTGTGACAGGTAACCAACCAGCGGTTACTCGCCGTCAACAACGCATTAATCTTCAAAACGGTGTGGTACTTTCTGATACCCCAGGAATTTTATGGCCAAAAGTTGAAAACCCACATAGTGGATTCCGTTTAGCGGCAACTGGTGCGGTAAAAGATACAGCAATGGAATATGACGAAGTTGCATTCTACACTGTTGAATATCTTGCTAAACAATACCCAGAACGTTTAAAAGAACGTTACAAGTTAGATGAACTACCAGACAATGATTTAGAACTAATGGAAGCGATTGGACGCAGCCGTGGTTGTTTACAAGCTGGTGGTCGAATCAACCTTTACAAAGCGTCTGAGATTTTACTTCATGAATTACGCTCAGGTGTTCTCGGTCAAGTCACTCTTGAATTACCAGAGATGATCACTGAAGAGTTAATTCAAGTTGAAATTGATGCCGCTCGTAAAGAAGAAGAAAAAGCGAAGAAAAAAGAAGAGCGTCGTAAACGTTATCTGAAAAACAAACGCTAA
- a CDS encoding CobW family GTP-binding protein codes for MKKIPTNIITGFLGVGKTTTILQLLKNKPENESWAVLVNEFGEIGIDGAFLAEGGAMVKEVPGGCMCCTAGLPMSVGINALLRQKPDHLIIEPTGLGHPKKIIAILQSENYEKYIDLKATIGLVDPRNLSDDKYVSNQNFNDQLGISDVVVATKMDMVSDYDECLFDSWAKELSTQPKTTKINYGELPQSWLDEERTIELTIEEHHHHHAEQDIVEMALEPGQKFCRKENKGQGYVSCGWFFGAESVFDFEELFSMLSDLNAERIKAVMNTDKGCYAFNVANRVVSVNQLSIEGMESKLEVIDTQLLPWDQLETILLSLIIE; via the coding sequence ATGAAAAAAATACCAACCAATATTATTACGGGTTTTCTAGGTGTAGGAAAAACCACCACCATCTTACAATTACTAAAAAATAAACCAGAGAATGAATCTTGGGCAGTATTAGTAAATGAATTTGGTGAAATTGGCATTGATGGTGCTTTTCTTGCTGAAGGCGGTGCCATGGTGAAAGAAGTTCCTGGCGGCTGTATGTGTTGTACTGCCGGTCTTCCTATGTCTGTTGGGATTAACGCGTTACTGAGACAAAAACCGGATCATTTAATTATTGAACCAACAGGGTTAGGGCACCCTAAAAAAATCATTGCTATTTTACAATCAGAAAACTATGAAAAGTACATTGATTTGAAAGCAACGATTGGCCTTGTTGACCCAAGAAACCTATCTGATGATAAGTATGTATCTAATCAAAACTTTAATGATCAATTGGGTATTTCTGATGTCGTTGTCGCGACTAAGATGGATATGGTTTCAGATTACGATGAATGTTTATTTGATTCATGGGCAAAAGAACTGTCAACTCAACCTAAAACAACGAAGATAAATTATGGTGAGCTACCACAATCTTGGTTGGATGAAGAGCGTACTATTGAGTTAACGATTGAAGAACATCACCACCACCATGCTGAACAAGATATTGTCGAAATGGCTCTTGAACCAGGTCAGAAGTTTTGCAGAAAAGAGAATAAAGGCCAAGGCTATGTAAGTTGTGGATGGTTTTTTGGCGCTGAATCAGTGTTTGATTTTGAAGAATTGTTTTCGATGTTATCAGATTTGAATGCAGAACGGATTAAAGCGGTAATGAATACTGATAAAGGGTGTTATGCATTTAATGTGGCTAATCGTGTCGTCTCTGTTAATCAGTTAAGTATTGAAGGAATGGAATCAAAACTTGAAGTGATTGATACTCAACTGCTTCCATGGGATCAGTTAGAAACAATATTGCTAAGTCTGATCATTGAATAA